One window of the Carnobacterium maltaromaticum DSM 20342 genome contains the following:
- a CDS encoding DUF421 domain-containing protein, which yields MDLYYSAIIKLGLGFICLIIQINLLGKGNLAPSSAMDQVQNYVLGGIIGGVIYNESITILQFFLVLVIWTILVLVMKFAKNNNVYIKRLIDGKPITLISNGEVSVKECLRCGISANDLSFKLRAAGIYEVSTVKKAVMEQNGQFTIIQYGDESIKYPIVVDGQVNEDVLDLIQRDQQWIEGELNQRGYSMGEIYMAEYISGEIRIYPYAEK from the coding sequence ATGGATTTATATTATTCAGCTATTATTAAGTTAGGTCTCGGCTTTATTTGCCTGATTATTCAAATCAATTTATTAGGTAAAGGGAATTTAGCTCCTAGTTCGGCTATGGATCAAGTTCAAAATTATGTGTTAGGGGGCATTATTGGAGGGGTTATTTATAATGAAAGCATAACAATCTTGCAATTTTTCCTCGTGTTAGTTATTTGGACGATTTTAGTGCTAGTAATGAAATTCGCTAAAAATAATAATGTGTATATTAAACGTCTGATTGATGGAAAACCAATTACCTTAATTTCTAATGGAGAAGTGTCTGTCAAGGAATGTTTAAGATGTGGTATCTCGGCTAATGATTTGTCTTTTAAGTTAAGAGCAGCTGGAATTTATGAAGTTTCAACGGTCAAAAAAGCTGTTATGGAGCAAAATGGACAATTTACCATTATTCAATATGGAGATGAAAGTATTAAATATCCAATTGTGGTTGATGGCCAGGTGAATGAGGATGTTTTAGACCTGATTCAAAGAGACCAACAGTGGATTGAAGGAGAATTAAACCAGCGTGGCTATAGCATGGGTGAA
- a CDS encoding DUF3290 domain-containing protein, with translation MEFYTFDYLVNQSQSNNYLKYSLIFCILLFLAFVIIKYMRNRIQTKYRDLSLILFLSLVFIIGVQFTNYSQGQSSISQSGQMVHFITQVAINEDTETKEISVNSTSLTDEMVIKLKNEYYQVDFNSDFSAYSLMKVHIVDSDIKINGTNQK, from the coding sequence ATGGAATTTTATACATTTGATTATTTAGTCAATCAATCGCAAAGCAATAACTATTTAAAGTATTCTCTTATTTTTTGTATCCTTCTTTTTTTAGCATTTGTCATCATTAAATATATGCGAAATCGAATTCAAACTAAGTATCGAGATTTAAGTTTAATTTTATTTTTAAGTCTAGTTTTTATCATTGGTGTACAATTTACCAATTATTCACAAGGTCAATCGAGTATATCCCAGTCAGGACAAATGGTTCATTTCATTACTCAAGTAGCGATTAATGAAGATACTGAGACGAAAGAAATTAGTGTGAATTCAACTTCTCTGACAGATGAAATGGTGATTAAACTAAAGAACGAGTATTATCAGGTCGATTTTAATTCGGATTTTTCTGCATACAGTTTAATGAAAGTTCACATTGTTGATTCAGATATAAAAATTAACGGAACGAACCAAAAATAA